The following are encoded in a window of Rubellicoccus peritrichatus genomic DNA:
- a CDS encoding TVP38/TMEM64 family protein — MHDRLGKHIDIAANDGEGHRHAWRKIVVRCVLITIITAIVVAGGFLLKNDIPEISAWIQAQGKWAPIIFIAIFAIGSCFLIPADIFVFVAGAIFGLWWGYLYVAIAEMIAMLLQFFLARYVFKDRVEGFMQRHPKFNAIDKAVSKQGLKIAFLLRLGPVPLGPLSYILGVSRISMKNYLIASPGVLPSLFAVVYYGVLAAHLTKLASGLEHHSPAHYISMVGGAIVAVITTVYITHVARKALKDADAL; from the coding sequence ATGCATGATCGATTGGGAAAGCACATCGATATCGCTGCCAATGATGGCGAAGGCCACCGTCACGCCTGGAGAAAGATTGTTGTTCGATGTGTGCTGATCACCATCATCACAGCTATTGTTGTGGCTGGAGGTTTCCTTTTAAAAAATGACATCCCTGAGATTTCGGCCTGGATTCAAGCTCAGGGAAAATGGGCTCCAATCATATTCATCGCCATATTCGCAATTGGTTCCTGTTTCTTAATCCCAGCAGACATATTCGTCTTTGTGGCTGGAGCCATTTTCGGGCTTTGGTGGGGTTACCTCTACGTGGCCATTGCGGAAATGATCGCAATGCTGCTTCAATTCTTCCTGGCCCGCTATGTGTTCAAAGATCGTGTTGAGGGCTTCATGCAACGACATCCAAAATTTAATGCCATTGATAAAGCGGTCAGCAAACAAGGACTCAAAATTGCATTTCTCCTGCGCTTAGGTCCCGTACCGTTAGGACCGCTAAGCTATATTCTCGGAGTCAGTCGCATTTCGATGAAGAACTACCTCATCGCAAGCCCTGGAGTTCTACCCAGCTTGTTCGCTGTGGTTTATTATGGCGTTCTTGCCGCCCACCTGACAAAGCTTGCAAGTGGATTGGAACATCATAGCCCGGCTCATTACATCAGCATGGTAGGCGGTGCCATCGTAGCCGTCATCACGACGGTATATATCACGCATGTGGCCCGCAAAGCCCTTAAAGATGCGGACGCACTTTAG
- a CDS encoding Gfo/Idh/MocA family oxidoreductase, giving the protein MANLSDGMNYAPTAAKPKPVVEAGEFKFAAAFFDHGHIYGQINGLTEAGGELKTIFDPNPERIESLKEKFPEAKVASDFNEILEDDEIKLVAAAAIPNLRCEIGCQTMKAGKDYFTDKCPFTSLEQLEEAKTVAEQTGQKYMVYYSERLHVESAWYVDQLIQDGAIGDIVHMEIFGPHRLSKAGRPDWFFDKAQYGGILTDIASHQFDQFLHYARCDEGKIAHARVDNRANQDKPGLEDVGQAVLILDNGVQCFSRVNWFTPDGMRGWGDGRSFITGTKGTIEIRKYFDFGRDNSGNLIFLADQNGDQELQVSGQVGFPFFGQLILDCLNRTENAMTQHHAFQAARLSLEAQAFADAARS; this is encoded by the coding sequence ATGGCAAATCTATCTGACGGAATGAATTATGCGCCGACGGCGGCGAAACCCAAACCAGTCGTTGAAGCTGGTGAGTTTAAATTTGCAGCAGCCTTTTTCGATCATGGTCATATTTATGGACAGATCAATGGCTTGACTGAAGCCGGTGGCGAATTGAAGACGATCTTTGATCCAAATCCTGAGCGTATTGAGAGTTTAAAGGAGAAATTTCCCGAGGCAAAAGTCGCATCTGACTTCAATGAGATTCTGGAAGATGATGAGATCAAGCTCGTAGCCGCTGCCGCTATTCCAAATCTTCGGTGTGAAATTGGCTGCCAAACCATGAAGGCAGGCAAAGATTATTTCACGGACAAATGCCCTTTCACTTCCCTTGAACAACTGGAAGAAGCGAAAACAGTCGCCGAGCAAACAGGCCAAAAGTATATGGTCTACTACTCAGAGCGTCTTCATGTGGAATCTGCCTGGTATGTTGATCAACTTATTCAGGACGGAGCCATCGGTGACATCGTCCACATGGAGATCTTCGGTCCACATCGACTGAGCAAAGCCGGCCGCCCGGACTGGTTCTTCGATAAGGCCCAATACGGCGGTATTCTCACCGATATCGCCTCCCACCAATTCGACCAGTTTCTGCATTACGCCCGCTGCGACGAAGGCAAGATAGCCCATGCTCGAGTCGACAATCGAGCGAATCAAGATAAGCCGGGCCTTGAAGATGTCGGCCAGGCTGTGCTAATTCTCGACAATGGTGTCCAGTGCTTTTCCAGAGTGAATTGGTTCACTCCGGATGGCATGCGCGGCTGGGGTGATGGACGCAGCTTCATCACAGGAACCAAAGGCACAATTGAGATCCGTAAGTATTTTGACTTTGGTCGCGACAACAGCGGCAATCTGATCTTCCTTGCTGATCAGAATGGTGATCAGGAGCTGCAGGTTAGTGGCCAGGTTGGCTTTCCATTTTTCGGACAGCTCATCCTTGATTGCCTTAATCGGACAGAGAATGCCATGACTCAACATCATGCTTTTCAAGCCGCCCGCCTCTCCCTGGAAGCTCAGGCCTTCGCCGATGCCGCACGAAGCTAA
- a CDS encoding Gfo/Idh/MocA family oxidoreductase, with protein MSKSSKVRLGIVGMGGMGTAHAKSIIAGEAGRIELTAVCDRKIELMKPFEDAKHFDDSDAMIASGEIDAILICTPHYSHTTIGIAALEAGLHVLVEKPISVHKADCERLIAAHTNKKQIFAAMFNQRTTPAYIKLRELIKNGELGKIQRINWIITDWFRTDYYYASGDWRATWGGEGGGVLLNQCPHQLDLWQWLFGMPSKVKAFCQIGRFHDIEVEDDVTAYLEYENGATGVFITTTGEAPGTNRLEVVGENGKMVLDGRDSITFTRNEVSCREFCATADTGFDTPDVWNVEIPIKGENPQHKGILKNFAEAILEGAELLAPAEEGIHSVELANSMLYSTFTDSTVELPLDGAAYEAVLKKKIETSTFVKKTVEVTEVADLSGTY; from the coding sequence ATGTCAAAATCTTCAAAAGTTCGCCTTGGCATTGTAGGCATGGGAGGCATGGGCACGGCTCATGCGAAATCAATCATTGCTGGGGAAGCCGGCCGCATTGAGCTGACTGCAGTTTGCGACCGCAAGATTGAACTGATGAAACCGTTCGAAGATGCAAAGCACTTTGATGACTCTGATGCAATGATCGCATCGGGTGAGATTGACGCGATTCTCATCTGCACCCCACACTACTCCCATACCACGATTGGTATTGCCGCTCTGGAAGCTGGCCTGCACGTCCTCGTGGAAAAACCAATTTCGGTTCACAAGGCGGACTGCGAGCGTCTGATCGCCGCACATACCAACAAAAAGCAGATCTTTGCGGCGATGTTCAATCAACGCACGACACCCGCTTATATCAAACTGCGTGAGCTCATCAAAAATGGTGAACTTGGCAAAATCCAGCGTATCAACTGGATCATCACAGACTGGTTCCGCACCGATTATTACTACGCATCCGGCGATTGGCGTGCGACCTGGGGAGGCGAAGGCGGAGGTGTCTTGCTAAACCAATGCCCACACCAGTTGGACCTTTGGCAGTGGCTCTTTGGTATGCCTTCCAAGGTAAAAGCTTTTTGCCAAATCGGACGTTTCCACGATATTGAAGTCGAAGACGACGTGACTGCTTATCTGGAGTATGAAAATGGAGCCACTGGTGTCTTCATTACTACAACTGGTGAAGCACCGGGCACAAACCGCCTCGAAGTCGTCGGTGAAAACGGAAAGATGGTGCTCGATGGTCGTGATTCCATTACGTTTACCAGGAATGAAGTTTCCTGCCGTGAATTTTGTGCCACTGCTGACACAGGCTTCGATACACCGGACGTCTGGAATGTGGAAATTCCAATCAAGGGGGAGAATCCTCAACACAAGGGCATATTAAAGAACTTTGCCGAAGCCATTCTGGAAGGAGCGGAGCTACTGGCTCCAGCCGAAGAAGGTATCCATTCTGTGGAGCTGGCGAATTCGATGCTCTATTCGACCTTTACCGATAGCACGGTGGAACTTCCACTCGACGGCGCTGCTTATGAAGCGGTGCTAAAAAAAAAGATAGAAACATCGACCTTCGTAAAAAAGACGGTTGAAGTAACCGAAGTCGCAGACTTAAGCGGGACCTACTAA
- a CDS encoding AraC family transcriptional regulator: MDEDISLPFDRVRLLNAPRVHQHPANWRWNAVFTGYYNLWIALGGDGVMKLDEKVHTFKAGTVFIIRPGQQVNATLTNPTKEASNYSAHFVPVNKDDTDFFPQDLPSGRISISGPGLFRELINASVEFSIHNDALAGRQVEGLVWQLLALVKRAAVTPPLTQIDRLISAQIEFLREHPEEDCSVEYLASEVGLSRSHYTRRFSGLAGLSPNAFHIQQRLRQAAGLLRDSSMTVTEIAEALGYRDVYFFSRQFKKHEGMSPLDYRQAPNL; this comes from the coding sequence GTGGATGAAGACATTTCACTACCTTTTGATCGTGTTCGATTACTCAATGCTCCGAGGGTTCACCAGCATCCGGCAAACTGGCGGTGGAATGCCGTCTTTACGGGTTACTATAATCTGTGGATTGCTTTGGGCGGAGATGGAGTCATGAAGCTCGACGAAAAAGTGCACACCTTCAAGGCGGGCACCGTTTTTATCATCCGTCCAGGCCAGCAGGTGAATGCGACTTTAACCAATCCAACGAAGGAAGCGTCTAATTATTCGGCTCATTTTGTTCCAGTTAACAAGGACGATACTGATTTCTTCCCGCAAGATCTCCCGTCTGGTCGAATCTCGATCAGCGGACCTGGGTTGTTTCGTGAACTCATTAATGCGTCAGTGGAGTTTTCAATCCACAACGATGCGCTGGCTGGTCGCCAAGTTGAGGGCCTTGTCTGGCAGCTTCTGGCTTTGGTCAAGCGAGCCGCAGTCACGCCTCCACTGACGCAGATTGATCGGCTCATCAGTGCGCAGATTGAGTTTCTCCGTGAACATCCAGAAGAAGATTGTTCAGTAGAGTATTTGGCGAGCGAAGTTGGGCTTTCCCGGTCTCATTACACCAGACGCTTCTCGGGTTTGGCAGGCCTCTCACCCAATGCCTTTCACATTCAACAGCGCCTGCGCCAAGCCGCAGGGCTGCTGCGAGACAGTTCAATGACCGTGACCGAGATTGCGGAAGCCCTGGGATACCGCGACGTATACTTCTTCAGTCGACAGTTTAAGAAGCACGAAGGGATGTCTCCTTTGGATTATCGCCAGGCTCCGAATTTGTAA
- the argH gene encoding argininosuccinate lyase: MAKKKNQATWGGRFSEGPAELMQRLGESVSFDARLAPYDVQGSKAHAAMLCSVGLISKKEKNEIHKGLDAVLADITAGKFKWKTELEDVHMNIEQALTRRTAAGAKLHTARSRNDQVATDMRLFFKDACGQISAGLAKLIAALLDFAEKNPTVVIPGYTHLQRAQPVLIGHHVLAWVEMFGRDRDRFAAVLDHANWCPLGSGAIAGSTLPIDREFTARELGFVDAKGKPRVSRNSMDTVADRDTFIEFATACAMIGTHLSRVAEDMILWASAEFGFVRLADAFTTGSSLMPQKKNPDSLELIRGKAARMQGNLTTLLTMCKGLPLTYNRDLQEDKPPVFDSFDQTLLCLDVLTGTISGTVVNPAACERAVGDPLLLATDLADYLVERGMPFRDAHHAVGKLVGISEKTKTPINEIPMAKAKAAVPELGSDWYDVFDISRGLKLRENLGMPGPKQVKKQITAWRRKIS, from the coding sequence ATGGCTAAGAAGAAAAATCAAGCGACTTGGGGTGGACGGTTTTCGGAAGGACCTGCTGAGCTTATGCAGCGGTTGGGTGAATCGGTTTCGTTCGATGCACGACTGGCTCCGTACGATGTGCAGGGCAGTAAGGCTCATGCGGCCATGCTTTGTTCCGTCGGTTTGATTTCCAAAAAGGAAAAAAACGAGATCCATAAAGGCCTGGATGCAGTTCTGGCTGACATTACGGCGGGCAAGTTCAAGTGGAAGACCGAACTCGAGGACGTCCACATGAACATCGAGCAGGCGCTGACCAGGCGCACAGCAGCCGGAGCCAAGCTTCATACGGCGCGTAGTCGCAACGATCAGGTGGCCACTGACATGCGTTTGTTTTTCAAAGATGCCTGTGGGCAGATCAGTGCCGGTCTTGCAAAGCTGATTGCTGCTTTGCTGGATTTCGCTGAAAAGAATCCCACTGTTGTCATTCCCGGTTATACGCATTTGCAGCGGGCTCAACCGGTTCTCATCGGTCATCATGTCCTGGCCTGGGTGGAAATGTTTGGACGTGATCGTGATCGCTTTGCCGCTGTTCTGGATCATGCCAACTGGTGTCCATTGGGCTCCGGTGCGATTGCGGGCTCAACGCTTCCGATTGATCGTGAGTTCACCGCTCGAGAATTGGGCTTTGTCGATGCCAAAGGCAAGCCACGGGTCAGCCGGAACAGCATGGATACGGTTGCCGATCGTGACACTTTCATTGAGTTTGCTACCGCCTGTGCGATGATCGGCACTCATTTGTCGCGTGTGGCTGAAGACATGATTCTCTGGGCCAGTGCGGAGTTTGGTTTCGTTCGTTTGGCAGACGCTTTTACCACGGGTTCCAGCTTGATGCCGCAAAAGAAAAACCCGGATTCACTCGAACTGATCCGTGGTAAAGCTGCCAGAATGCAAGGTAACTTGACCACCTTGCTGACCATGTGCAAGGGACTGCCTTTGACCTATAACCGCGACCTTCAGGAAGATAAGCCACCGGTTTTTGATTCCTTTGATCAGACTTTGCTCTGCCTTGATGTTCTGACGGGAACCATCTCCGGGACCGTCGTGAATCCTGCTGCTTGCGAACGCGCCGTTGGCGATCCATTACTGCTGGCAACAGATCTGGCAGACTATCTGGTTGAGCGTGGTATGCCGTTCCGCGATGCGCATCATGCCGTTGGCAAGCTGGTGGGCATCTCAGAAAAGACAAAAACGCCAATCAATGAGATTCCCATGGCCAAAGCCAAGGCAGCTGTCCCTGAACTGGGCTCGGACTGGTATGACGTTTTTGATATTTCAAGAGGTCTCAAGCTTCGTGAGAATCTCGGCATGCCAGGACCCAAACAGGTTAAGAAGCAGATAACGGCATGGCGAAGGAAGATCAGCTAA
- a CDS encoding endonuclease/exonuclease/phosphatase family protein: MLKPRIIKLTCLILLISLGVVFCWYAQSRIFAPYRSVRMVEVMDQAKRPESNVSALKVAAYNIAHGRGGKLGASNWTGASKTEMMVHLEAIANQVKAANVDILVLNEVDFDSSWSRRINQAKVIAAQAGFPYYVEQRNMDISLPFRRYCFGNAILSRHPIEDAQMIRFPALSKKEAIFAGNHDGLLAKIETPIGNIDILACHLEYRSEDIRCQTARVILNLVSESDTPFIAIGDFNSTPGFAKGHSRSGLDENAMDILLDSGLFSVGKPSSEWDAYLTFPSEAPARAIDWILTSPDLKQEALFVDPSTLSDHLMISSEVSLAEEGTLGIH, encoded by the coding sequence ATGTTGAAGCCTCGAATTATAAAACTCACTTGTTTGATCCTGCTGATCAGTCTGGGAGTTGTCTTCTGCTGGTATGCGCAGTCGCGGATTTTTGCTCCTTACCGAAGTGTTAGGATGGTCGAGGTGATGGATCAAGCGAAACGTCCGGAGTCCAATGTGTCTGCATTGAAAGTGGCTGCCTACAACATCGCACATGGACGGGGCGGCAAGCTCGGAGCCAGTAATTGGACCGGCGCATCAAAGACCGAAATGATGGTCCATCTTGAGGCAATTGCCAATCAAGTGAAGGCTGCGAATGTTGATATCCTCGTCCTCAACGAAGTCGATTTCGACTCCAGCTGGAGCCGTCGAATCAATCAGGCAAAAGTCATCGCAGCGCAGGCTGGTTTTCCATACTATGTGGAACAGCGAAACATGGATATATCCCTGCCATTCCGAAGATACTGTTTTGGTAATGCGATCTTGAGTCGGCATCCGATTGAAGACGCCCAGATGATCCGTTTCCCGGCTTTATCCAAGAAAGAAGCGATTTTTGCAGGCAACCACGATGGTTTGCTTGCAAAAATCGAGACTCCAATCGGAAACATCGACATCCTCGCGTGCCATCTGGAATACCGCAGTGAGGACATACGCTGTCAGACGGCTCGTGTTATCCTGAACTTGGTTTCAGAAAGTGATACTCCATTCATCGCAATAGGGGATTTTAACTCAACACCCGGTTTTGCGAAAGGGCACTCAAGATCGGGTTTGGATGAGAATGCGATGGATATCCTGCTCGATTCCGGTCTGTTTTCTGTTGGCAAACCTTCATCAGAGTGGGATGCATATCTGACTTTTCCATCCGAAGCTCCGGCCCGCGCAATTGACTGGATCTTGACATCGCCTGATTTGAAACAAGAGGCTTTGTTTGTTGATCCATCCACGCTCTCAGACCACCTGATGATCAGCTCAGAAGTTAGTTTGGCCGAAGAGGGTACACTGGGCATACACTAA
- the modA gene encoding molybdate ABC transporter substrate-binding protein — protein sequence MIKRSREWLRLMFVALFCVCALGQLKAEEIRVAVASNFNGAMKELAERFEAETDYEVTLIPGSTGKHYAQIIHGAPFDVFFAADRERPELLEQGGLIVPGSRFTYAIGKLVLWSPKAGLVDQEGDVLNEDRFRFLAIANPKLAPYGKAAQEVLEKRGLWGKLNERIVRGENIAQTFQFVKTGNADLGFVAYAQMKFPSQLEQGTFWVVPQEDYSPIEQQAVLLKERQSTHAFLSYIRSKEALKIINEYGYDTP from the coding sequence ATGATAAAAAGATCACGTGAATGGCTTCGTCTAATGTTTGTCGCGCTATTTTGTGTATGCGCTTTGGGACAACTGAAGGCAGAGGAAATCCGTGTTGCTGTGGCCAGTAACTTCAATGGAGCGATGAAGGAACTGGCCGAGCGCTTCGAGGCGGAAACAGATTATGAGGTGACTCTTATCCCTGGCTCAACGGGGAAACACTATGCTCAGATTATTCATGGTGCACCTTTTGATGTCTTTTTTGCAGCAGATAGAGAACGACCTGAACTTTTGGAACAAGGTGGTTTGATTGTGCCTGGCAGTCGTTTCACTTATGCGATTGGTAAACTGGTTTTATGGAGCCCCAAGGCGGGCCTTGTGGATCAGGAAGGCGATGTTTTAAATGAAGACAGATTTCGTTTTCTGGCTATCGCCAACCCCAAGCTCGCTCCCTACGGCAAGGCGGCCCAGGAGGTTTTGGAAAAGCGTGGGCTTTGGGGGAAGCTTAATGAACGTATTGTACGTGGTGAAAACATCGCACAGACTTTCCAGTTTGTGAAAACAGGAAATGCTGATCTCGGTTTTGTGGCCTACGCGCAGATGAAATTCCCAAGCCAGTTGGAGCAGGGGACATTCTGGGTCGTGCCACAGGAGGATTACTCGCCAATTGAGCAGCAGGCCGTTCTGCTTAAGGAACGCCAATCAACACATGCTTTTCTTTCGTATATCCGAAGTAAAGAGGCATTGAAGATTATCAACGAGTATGGCTACGATACTCCCTGA
- the modB gene encoding molybdate ABC transporter permease subunit, whose translation MLSESNLVAVTITLKLAAISTLILLVLGTPLAWWLSRTRWRFKFLLEAVVALPLVLPPTVLGFYLLLALGPHGPIGGLMKSLGGAPLAFTFPGLVIGSVFYSMPFVVQPLQDAFSAIGRRPLEVAATLRAAPLDRFFTIAVPLARPGFFTAAVLGFAHTIGEFGVVLMIGGNIPGVTQVASIAVYDHVEALEYTQAHWLAGGLLVLSFFLLAAVYAINRRFRVIQP comes from the coding sequence ATGCTCAGTGAATCCAATCTGGTCGCAGTGACGATCACCTTGAAGCTGGCTGCGATTTCCACGTTAATCCTATTGGTGTTGGGAACGCCGCTGGCCTGGTGGCTGTCGCGGACGCGCTGGCGCTTCAAGTTTCTTTTGGAGGCCGTGGTTGCGTTGCCATTGGTTTTACCGCCGACTGTCTTGGGTTTCTATCTTCTTCTGGCATTGGGACCGCATGGACCGATTGGTGGCCTGATGAAATCATTGGGCGGAGCGCCACTGGCTTTTACTTTTCCGGGACTGGTGATTGGCTCTGTCTTTTATTCAATGCCTTTTGTCGTGCAGCCATTACAAGATGCCTTCAGCGCGATCGGGCGTCGCCCACTTGAAGTGGCAGCAACTTTGCGGGCAGCTCCACTCGATCGTTTCTTTACGATTGCAGTTCCATTGGCACGGCCCGGTTTTTTCACGGCTGCTGTTCTTGGTTTTGCCCACACGATAGGAGAGTTTGGTGTCGTCTTGATGATTGGTGGTAACATTCCAGGAGTGACGCAGGTTGCATCGATTGCCGTTTATGATCACGTTGAGGCGCTGGAGTATACGCAGGCCCATTGGCTGGCCGGAGGCTTGTTGGTTCTCTCCTTTTTCTTATTAGCCGCAGTCTATGCTATTAACCGTCGTTTCAGAGTGATACAGCCATGA
- the modC gene encoding molybdenum ABC transporter ATP-binding protein → MSIEAKFLIKKGDFTLDVDLSVPSKGITTLFGPSGCGKTTLLRAIAGLDRHRGGFLKVGDLTWQNAESFIPPHQRSLGYVFQEASLFAHLTVRRNIEYGLKRVAKADQKVSLEQAIELLAIESLLERKPDSLSGGERQRVAIARALAVSPKLLLMDEPLASLDLERKREVLPYLDILHRELDIPMLYVSHDHNEVARVADHLVLMEKGRVVASGEISEMFTRLDLSLAHGNDTESIFEATVSNYDEKYHLTYLESSAGQFTVTGQELIVGTSVRLRIAARDVSLTLTRQSDSSIQNVFPATIDEITPEGVSQMTVCLNVGGIRMLARITRKSADALSLKSGMEVFAQVKSVALLN, encoded by the coding sequence ATGAGTATTGAAGCGAAATTTCTCATCAAAAAGGGAGACTTCACTTTGGATGTCGACCTCAGCGTTCCTTCCAAAGGCATCACAACACTGTTTGGTCCTTCTGGTTGTGGGAAGACGACCTTGCTTCGAGCGATTGCAGGCCTTGACCGTCATCGTGGTGGTTTCTTAAAGGTCGGTGATCTCACCTGGCAGAATGCAGAGAGTTTTATTCCTCCTCATCAGCGTTCGTTAGGTTATGTATTTCAGGAAGCAAGTTTGTTCGCACATCTCACCGTGCGCCGTAATATCGAGTATGGACTTAAGCGCGTAGCAAAAGCTGATCAAAAAGTTTCCCTCGAACAAGCGATTGAGCTTCTGGCGATTGAGTCATTACTTGAGCGTAAGCCGGATTCACTTTCCGGGGGAGAACGGCAGCGCGTGGCGATTGCCCGCGCACTTGCAGTCAGTCCAAAACTCCTTTTGATGGATGAGCCTTTGGCTTCATTGGATCTCGAACGTAAGCGGGAAGTGTTGCCTTACCTCGACATTTTGCATCGCGAATTGGATATCCCTATGCTCTATGTCAGCCATGATCACAATGAAGTGGCCCGTGTTGCAGATCACCTTGTTTTGATGGAGAAAGGGCGAGTGGTGGCGTCCGGTGAAATCAGTGAGATGTTTACCCGGCTGGACCTTTCTCTTGCACATGGTAATGACACCGAGTCCATCTTCGAAGCCACGGTTTCAAATTATGATGAGAAGTATCATTTGACTTATCTTGAGTCTTCGGCTGGTCAGTTTACGGTTACCGGACAGGAACTGATTGTGGGAACTTCCGTGAGATTACGGATTGCCGCTCGGGATGTCAGTTTGACGCTGACTCGGCAATCAGATAGCAGCATACAAAATGTTTTTCCGGCGACGATTGACGAGATCACCCCTGAGGGCGTTTCACAGATGACCGTCTGTTTGAATGTGGGAGGCATTCGTATGCTGGCCCGTATTACACGAAAGTCGGCTGACGCGTTGAGCCTGAAAAGCGGAATGGAGGTCTTTGCGCAGGTCAAAAGTGTCGCTCTTTTGAATTAA
- a CDS encoding MoxR family ATPase, translated as MTSEPNLLDESTAEQIANELKTLRNEITNVIFGQEKLIDLVMVAMLARGHLLLEGLPGLGKTELVKAFSKALQIKTNRVQFTPDLLPGDITGNPMLQEIDGSRKFIFEQGPVFTNLLLADEINRASPKTQSALLEAMQEKRVTVMGETHSLPSPFFVFATQNPIELEGTYPLPEAQLDRFLFKLEVTHSDVDTLERIITNRPLGEEPTVNAVLDGPRLSELSAMSQRVFLPDVVGRYIARLVHATSPGNSKAAEGLRYGASPRAAIGLAAASRAKALLEGRAHASCDDVQAIAQPILGHRIIVSYQARMRGQSSAEVVASLLEEVPLEEQALPQSLTAAKIS; from the coding sequence ATGACATCAGAACCGAACTTGCTAGATGAATCGACAGCAGAACAAATTGCTAACGAACTAAAAACACTGCGGAATGAAATAACGAATGTCATATTCGGGCAGGAGAAGCTCATCGATCTGGTTATGGTTGCCATGCTTGCCCGTGGCCACTTGTTGTTGGAAGGATTACCCGGGCTGGGCAAGACGGAGCTGGTCAAGGCCTTCTCCAAAGCACTCCAAATTAAAACAAACCGCGTTCAATTTACACCTGACCTTTTGCCAGGTGATATCACGGGCAATCCGATGTTACAGGAAATCGATGGATCTCGTAAGTTTATCTTCGAACAGGGCCCGGTTTTTACCAACTTGCTTTTGGCTGATGAGATCAACCGTGCCAGCCCCAAAACGCAATCAGCTTTGCTGGAGGCAATGCAGGAAAAGCGGGTTACAGTGATGGGCGAAACTCATTCACTGCCATCGCCCTTCTTTGTTTTTGCCACACAAAATCCAATTGAACTGGAAGGCACTTACCCATTGCCAGAGGCGCAGCTGGATCGCTTTCTTTTCAAACTGGAAGTGACTCACTCTGATGTGGATACCCTGGAACGTATCATAACGAATCGTCCTTTGGGTGAAGAGCCAACTGTGAATGCGGTGTTGGATGGGCCTCGCTTGAGTGAGCTCAGTGCCATGAGTCAACGTGTGTTTTTACCCGATGTGGTTGGCCGATATATTGCACGTCTTGTTCATGCGACAAGCCCGGGGAATTCCAAAGCAGCAGAGGGCTTACGTTATGGAGCGAGTCCACGCGCAGCAATTGGACTGGCGGCAGCTTCACGAGCCAAGGCCCTGCTGGAAGGTCGGGCCCATGCTAGTTGTGATGATGTGCAGGCGATTGCGCAGCCGATTCTTGGGCATCGAATCATTGTCAGTTATCAGGCGAGAATGCGTGGGCAGAGCTCCGCTGAAGTCGTTGCATCCTTGCTGGAAGAAGTACCTTTGGAAGAACAAGCATTGCCGCAATCTCTCACTGCCGCGAAAATTTCATGA